From Salinirubellus salinus, the proteins below share one genomic window:
- a CDS encoding DUF7519 family protein, which translates to MSRAAGTERPRSETADRDETAEGGADGGAPPADAMDAPIRELDDRPTVVGSALALLVGTVAVGATLAGGSVALVSLAGLVTLAAGLRRGERRVVTLGAAVLFGGVLLAGVFGAPPEPTLVAAAATVVAWDAGEHAVGLGRQVGRHAETGRAELVHAAGSALVASTAAAAAYLAFRTLASQSVVALALLALGGLLIAALLRA; encoded by the coding sequence GTGAGCCGAGCGGCGGGGACCGAGCGCCCCCGGTCCGAGACGGCCGACCGTGACGAGACGGCCGAGGGCGGCGCCGACGGCGGGGCGCCGCCCGCCGACGCGATGGACGCGCCGATACGGGAACTCGACGACCGGCCGACGGTGGTCGGGAGCGCGCTCGCGTTGCTCGTCGGCACCGTCGCGGTGGGCGCGACGCTCGCGGGCGGGAGCGTCGCGCTGGTGAGTCTCGCGGGGCTGGTGACGCTCGCGGCCGGCCTGCGCCGCGGGGAGCGGCGGGTGGTGACGCTCGGCGCGGCCGTGCTCTTCGGCGGCGTCCTGCTGGCGGGCGTGTTCGGGGCGCCGCCGGAGCCGACGCTGGTGGCCGCCGCCGCGACCGTCGTCGCGTGGGACGCCGGCGAGCACGCGGTCGGTCTCGGTCGGCAGGTGGGGCGACACGCCGAGACGGGCCGCGCGGAACTCGTCCACGCCGCCGGGTCGGCGCTCGTCGCCAGCACCGCCGCGGCCGCTGCGTACCTCGCGTTCCGGACGCTCGCCAGCCAGTCGGTGGTGGCGCTCGCCCTGCTCGCGCTCGGTGGGCTCCTCATCGCCGCGCTGTTGCGCGCGTAG